A single window of Rubripirellula lacrimiformis DNA harbors:
- the rph gene encoding ribonuclease PH, producing MRPADQLRDVQIETGYLQSNPASVLYRCGQTIVLCTASIEAKVPPWLEGKGKGWVTAEYNMLPGSTSPRKRRDRDGKVDGRTTEIQRLIGRSLRSVVDLKALGENMITVDCDVLQADGGTRTASITGGFIALAKAIEIAVPGYRFSDGAAGGPLTDSVAAISVGLIDGEVKLDLDYPLDVAADVDMNVVMTGKGRFVEIQGTGEEATFDDNELSELLRLAKQGIVDLTAQQHAALTD from the coding sequence ATGCGTCCCGCCGACCAACTTCGCGATGTTCAAATTGAAACCGGATACCTGCAATCCAATCCGGCCAGCGTGCTGTACCGATGCGGGCAAACCATCGTGCTGTGCACCGCATCGATCGAAGCGAAGGTTCCGCCGTGGTTGGAAGGCAAGGGTAAGGGCTGGGTCACCGCGGAATACAACATGTTGCCCGGCAGCACCAGTCCGCGAAAACGACGTGATCGCGATGGCAAGGTGGACGGACGAACCACGGAAATCCAGCGTCTGATCGGCCGCAGCCTGCGCTCGGTTGTCGACCTAAAAGCCCTAGGCGAAAACATGATCACTGTCGACTGCGACGTGCTGCAGGCCGACGGTGGAACCCGTACTGCATCGATCACAGGTGGTTTCATCGCGTTGGCCAAAGCGATCGAAATCGCGGTACCTGGATACCGGTTCAGCGACGGTGCCGCCGGCGGACCTTTGACCGATAGTGTTGCTGCGATCAGCGTTGGGCTGATCGACGGCGAAGTCAAACTGGACCTGGACTACCCGCTGGATGTTGCTGCCGACGTTGACATGAACGTGGTCATGACCGGGAAGGGGCGGTTTGTAGAAATCCAAGGCACCGGGGAAGAAGCCACCTTCGATGACAACGAACTTTCTGAACTGCTGCGACTGGCAAAGCAGGGCATCGTCGATCTAACGGCCCAACAGCATGCCGCGCTGACCGATTAG
- a CDS encoding vWA domain-containing protein produces the protein MTTTRVDRRLRDFIRFHTHVTQPETSERRQQINTNEVIRKLDLIGMQHLPLPIIWDGVHLIDEGKVASKTEITRRTRLTYRMRMWPPTRWLDDYFDWSVRDADWYFQLANLLREINFDQIKGRTDIDRAIANVAVIATAKRSLVLGIPVDALVQQINWALEEVGQLEADEVELLECLPAEHLLKPTDQMDIEQMSKDRGIPSIQLVETIDTRGRIASLLSGCFGGMRKETAEKEIHPLAIRRLNVASRMLAEPSLEALARVSRIANEYVAFRPRFEKKMIPAADGDQTRMRMMQSFDELPKMAPSAWAIKVASSKYFRYRLATKSFMVREKIKRSDRKQLFYAMLDRSKSMQQGERIYKLLAILMNRLRAVGRREAILGYSFFDSQVHPEVMVTEVDQVREEIRKLTYEFFVGDDTDINLAIREGIGRIQAIVTDTQAERPELIIVTDGDHGINVQAKELKGIILHVFIVEEVNDDLMKLAIETGGVALQEL, from the coding sequence ATGACGACAACACGAGTCGATCGACGTCTGCGCGACTTCATTCGTTTCCACACTCATGTGACGCAGCCGGAAACCAGCGAACGCCGGCAACAGATCAACACCAACGAAGTGATCCGCAAACTCGACTTGATCGGGATGCAGCACTTGCCGTTACCGATCATCTGGGACGGTGTGCACTTGATCGACGAAGGCAAGGTGGCCAGCAAGACCGAGATTACTCGGCGGACAAGGCTGACCTACCGGATGCGAATGTGGCCACCGACACGCTGGCTGGACGACTATTTCGACTGGTCCGTCCGTGATGCCGATTGGTATTTCCAATTGGCAAACCTGCTGCGGGAAATCAACTTTGACCAGATCAAAGGACGCACCGACATCGACCGGGCGATCGCCAATGTCGCCGTCATCGCCACCGCGAAACGATCCCTGGTTCTGGGAATCCCCGTCGATGCATTGGTTCAACAAATCAATTGGGCGTTGGAAGAGGTCGGTCAACTGGAAGCCGACGAGGTCGAACTGCTGGAATGTCTTCCGGCCGAACACCTGCTGAAACCGACGGACCAGATGGACATCGAACAGATGAGCAAGGATCGTGGGATCCCATCGATCCAGTTGGTCGAGACGATCGACACGCGAGGCCGGATTGCATCGCTGTTGAGCGGATGTTTCGGAGGGATGCGAAAGGAAACCGCCGAAAAAGAGATCCACCCGCTCGCGATTCGCCGGCTGAATGTCGCCTCACGCATGCTGGCCGAACCCAGTCTGGAAGCGCTGGCACGAGTGTCGCGGATTGCAAACGAATACGTTGCGTTCCGACCGCGTTTCGAAAAGAAGATGATCCCCGCAGCCGACGGCGATCAGACTCGGATGCGGATGATGCAGTCTTTTGACGAGCTGCCCAAAATGGCCCCCTCGGCCTGGGCGATCAAAGTCGCATCATCCAAATACTTTCGCTACCGCTTGGCAACGAAAAGTTTCATGGTCCGCGAGAAGATCAAACGGAGTGATCGGAAGCAATTGTTTTATGCCATGCTGGACCGCAGCAAGTCGATGCAGCAGGGCGAACGGATATACAAGCTGCTAGCGATTTTGATGAATCGGCTGCGAGCGGTGGGGCGACGCGAAGCCATTCTGGGCTACAGTTTTTTTGACTCGCAGGTACACCCCGAAGTCATGGTGACCGAAGTCGACCAAGTGCGAGAAGAAATCCGCAAGTTGACGTACGAGTTCTTTGTAGGCGACGACACCGACATCAACCTAGCCATCCGCGAGGGCATCGGTCGAATCCAAGCCATCGTAACGGACACTCAAGCCGAGCGTCCCGAACTGATCATCGTGACCGACGGCGACCATGGCATCAACGTGCAGGCCAAGGAACTCAAGGGAATCATCCTGCACGTCTTCATCGTCGAAGAAGTCAACGACGACCTCATGAAACTAGCAATCGAAACCGGCGGCGTCGCCTTGCAAGAACTGTAG
- the polA gene encoding DNA polymerase I has product MADHSGELFPETKKLFLLDGMALFYRAHFALVRSPRMTSAGLCTSGVFGMANTVMDILSRESPTHIAVAFDTSEPTQRHIDYELYKAQRDAMPEDMAQQIPWIDRLFDAMNIPSIRMPGFEADDIIGTLAHRAGSEDYRTFMVTPDKDYHQLVTEDALIYKPGRKGSESEIIGVPEVLAKWEIQRVDQVIDILGLMGDASDNIPGIPGIGPKTAQKLIAQYGSIENLLEHASELKGKQRERVEENADMARLSKKLVTILLDVPVEADLASFACRAYDTEKMKTLFMELEFDSLGKKLFGKSFSSAANRAQVIREKRETEIQASLFDEPVEEKTIHDVAHQYHTITTPDQRRELIEQLKQQPQICFDTETTGLDPREATPLGMSFSFQPHEAYYVVCPDDLESAQAVLNEFRPIFEDDSITKIGHNLKYDLTLLKWNGIDVRGDLFDTMLAHSMKEPEMRHGLDYLAKLYLGYKPIPTKDLIGEKGPDQKNMRDVPLDALSQYACEDADVTWRVALALRPDIEARGVSKVCYEVECPLIPVLVDMEREGIRLDTEALAIFSKKLDTEIESLHGQIIAAAGHDFNIDSPKQLGIVLYEELEVEANPKKTATGQYSTRESELERLSARHPIIADVLEYRNARKLRSTYVDQLPAAVNPKTGHLHTHYSQSWTATGRMQSNDPNLQTIPVRKERGRDIRAAFVPRDDDHLILSADYSQIELRVMAQLSGDAGMLEAFQSGEDIHTVTASKVYKTDIADVTREMRDKAKTVNFGIIYGISAFGLQQRLNIPRSEAGELIQNYFEKYPGVQEYIDRTIAFAKEHGYVATQTGRRRYLRDINSKSRTVVAAAERLAMNSPIQGTAADMLKLAMIRVHKALREGGFQTKMVLTVHDEIVFDMLRSEQDTVMPVIEEAMKTTLPMTVPIVVEMGVGRNWLEAH; this is encoded by the coding sequence ATGGCTGACCACAGCGGCGAATTGTTTCCCGAAACCAAAAAACTGTTCCTGTTGGACGGAATGGCGTTGTTCTACCGCGCCCATTTCGCGTTGGTGCGAAGCCCCCGAATGACCTCCGCTGGTCTCTGCACATCCGGTGTGTTCGGGATGGCCAACACGGTGATGGATATTCTGTCGCGTGAATCACCCACCCACATCGCAGTCGCCTTCGACACGTCCGAACCGACTCAGCGACACATCGATTACGAACTGTACAAGGCTCAGCGCGACGCCATGCCCGAGGACATGGCCCAACAGATTCCTTGGATCGATCGACTATTCGATGCGATGAACATTCCATCGATCCGGATGCCGGGATTCGAAGCCGACGACATCATCGGCACCTTGGCCCACCGTGCAGGCAGCGAAGACTATCGCACCTTCATGGTCACGCCCGACAAGGACTATCACCAGTTGGTCACTGAAGATGCGTTGATCTACAAACCCGGGCGGAAGGGCAGCGAGTCCGAGATCATCGGTGTCCCCGAAGTCTTGGCCAAATGGGAAATTCAGCGCGTCGACCAAGTCATCGACATCCTGGGGTTGATGGGTGACGCCAGCGACAACATTCCCGGCATCCCCGGAATCGGCCCCAAGACCGCCCAGAAACTGATTGCCCAATACGGCAGTATCGAAAACCTGTTGGAACATGCCAGCGAACTGAAAGGCAAACAGCGCGAGCGGGTCGAAGAAAATGCGGACATGGCCCGACTTAGCAAGAAACTGGTCACGATCCTGCTGGACGTCCCGGTCGAAGCCGACTTGGCCTCGTTCGCCTGCCGTGCATACGACACCGAAAAGATGAAGACTCTGTTCATGGAACTGGAGTTCGATTCGCTGGGCAAAAAGCTGTTCGGCAAATCGTTTTCTTCCGCTGCCAACCGTGCTCAAGTCATCCGTGAAAAGCGCGAAACCGAAATCCAGGCTTCGCTGTTCGACGAACCTGTCGAAGAAAAAACGATTCACGATGTCGCACACCAATACCACACCATCACGACGCCCGACCAGCGCCGCGAACTGATCGAACAACTGAAACAACAGCCCCAGATTTGTTTCGACACAGAAACCACGGGGCTGGATCCGCGCGAAGCCACGCCGCTTGGCATGTCGTTCAGCTTCCAACCGCACGAAGCTTACTATGTCGTTTGCCCCGATGATCTGGAATCGGCGCAAGCGGTGCTGAATGAATTCCGACCGATCTTCGAAGACGATTCGATCACCAAGATTGGCCACAACCTGAAATACGATCTGACGCTGTTGAAGTGGAACGGCATCGATGTTCGAGGGGACCTTTTCGACACGATGCTGGCCCATTCGATGAAGGAACCCGAGATGCGGCACGGCTTGGATTACCTTGCCAAACTGTACCTCGGGTACAAGCCGATCCCGACCAAGGATCTGATCGGTGAAAAGGGACCCGACCAGAAAAACATGCGTGACGTCCCCCTAGACGCTTTGTCCCAATACGCCTGCGAAGATGCCGACGTGACTTGGCGAGTCGCCCTGGCACTGCGGCCTGATATCGAAGCCCGTGGTGTCAGCAAGGTCTGTTACGAAGTCGAGTGCCCACTGATCCCGGTGCTGGTCGACATGGAACGCGAAGGCATCCGATTGGACACCGAAGCGTTGGCAATCTTTTCTAAGAAACTTGATACCGAAATCGAAAGCCTGCACGGACAGATCATTGCCGCCGCCGGTCATGACTTTAATATCGATTCGCCAAAACAACTTGGCATCGTGCTGTACGAAGAACTAGAAGTCGAAGCCAACCCCAAGAAAACGGCCACCGGACAATACTCGACTCGCGAATCCGAACTGGAACGATTGTCGGCCCGACACCCGATCATCGCGGACGTGTTGGAGTATCGAAACGCTAGAAAACTGCGTTCGACCTACGTCGACCAGCTACCCGCGGCCGTCAATCCAAAGACCGGCCACCTGCACACCCATTACAGCCAATCGTGGACCGCAACCGGGCGGATGCAGTCGAACGATCCGAACCTGCAAACGATTCCGGTACGCAAGGAACGTGGCCGTGATATTCGGGCTGCGTTTGTGCCACGCGATGACGACCACTTGATCCTAAGCGCCGACTATTCGCAAATCGAACTCCGCGTGATGGCCCAGCTCAGCGGCGACGCTGGCATGTTGGAAGCGTTCCAGTCCGGCGAAGACATCCACACCGTCACCGCGTCGAAGGTTTACAAAACGGACATCGCCGACGTCACACGTGAAATGCGAGACAAGGCCAAGACCGTCAACTTTGGGATCATCTACGGGATTTCCGCGTTCGGGCTACAGCAACGACTGAACATCCCGCGATCCGAAGCGGGCGAATTGATCCAGAACTACTTTGAAAAGTATCCGGGCGTCCAAGAATACATCGATCGGACGATCGCATTTGCAAAAGAACACGGTTACGTCGCAACCCAAACCGGCCGCCGACGATACCTGCGCGACATCAATTCCAAGAGCCGAACCGTGGTCGCCGCGGCGGAACGGCTAGCGATGAACAGCCCCATCCAGGGCACCGCTGCCGACATGCTAAAACTGGCCATGATCCGGGTGCACAAGGCACTTCGCGAAGGCGGATTCCAGACCAAGATGGTCTTAACGGTCCATGACGAAATCGTTTTCGATATGTTGCGCAGCGAACAAGACACCGTCATGCCGGTCATCGAAGAGGCCATGAAAACGACGCTCCCGATGACGGTTCCGATCGTCGTAGAAATGGGCGTCGGCCGCAATTGGCTAGAAGCCCACTAA
- a CDS encoding IS4 family transposase: protein MSNSGKDAASKQKQSMTQGEQLAKAIRWIANDQLFAKVRVHGNANWVPTHLMQVAILWVWSSQSLLVESTKDAIKSVESLFGTTGIHSYQTLITALQKYTEQILPPLVQRMHHLMEKTDQASFRIGIWLVLAVDGSRLDACRTLANEKRFCKPKNKRGSKKNKKNKKNKKNKKNKRGRHANKRKPVSKKKNYNPQPVGPQVWLTLLWHVGQRLPWAWKIGPSYSSERAHLLEMLNALDLPKNTLICGDAGFVGYDFWNAIDSHGHHFLTRVGSNCRFLKQLGRVRERDGIVYCWPKEKQQRKQPPLVLRLLRFHDGRGEVYLVTNELNSRKLSDSRAGEIYRKRWGIEVQFRSLKQTYGRSKLLGRTPDVVEHELTWSLVGLWMAQLLALREQIDRIEPAAQTSVAMVLRILQNILHCPNEIPARGESLRSLLAGALTDTYDRASKKKSRNYPRRKEEPRTGPPTIELATAEQQKLAKATLDLSNAA from the coding sequence ATGAGTAACAGTGGCAAGGATGCTGCTTCGAAACAGAAGCAATCAATGACTCAAGGTGAACAGCTGGCCAAAGCGATTCGCTGGATCGCCAACGACCAATTATTCGCAAAGGTTCGTGTTCACGGCAATGCCAATTGGGTGCCGACTCACTTGATGCAGGTCGCAATTCTATGGGTTTGGAGTAGTCAATCATTGCTCGTCGAATCCACCAAAGACGCGATCAAAAGTGTCGAGAGCTTATTCGGTACGACCGGGATTCATTCGTATCAGACGCTGATCACTGCACTGCAGAAGTACACCGAGCAAATCCTTCCGCCACTGGTCCAACGAATGCATCATTTGATGGAGAAGACAGATCAAGCAAGTTTTCGCATTGGGATTTGGTTGGTGTTGGCCGTCGACGGTTCCCGCTTGGATGCTTGCCGAACCCTGGCCAACGAGAAGCGGTTCTGCAAGCCAAAGAACAAAAGGGGATCGAAGAAGAACAAGAAGAACAAGAAGAACAAGAAGAACAAGAAGAACAAGCGTGGTCGACACGCCAACAAACGAAAACCGGTGAGCAAAAAGAAGAACTACAATCCGCAGCCCGTCGGTCCTCAAGTCTGGCTTACGCTACTGTGGCATGTCGGACAGCGATTGCCATGGGCATGGAAAATCGGACCGAGTTATTCCAGCGAACGAGCCCATCTGTTGGAAATGCTGAATGCTTTAGACCTACCGAAAAACACGCTCATCTGCGGTGATGCTGGTTTCGTCGGCTACGACTTTTGGAACGCGATCGACAGCCACGGCCATCACTTCCTGACGCGTGTCGGAAGCAATTGTCGCTTCCTGAAGCAACTTGGACGGGTTCGCGAACGTGATGGCATCGTGTACTGCTGGCCGAAAGAAAAACAGCAACGCAAGCAGCCGCCGTTGGTCCTTCGGCTACTTCGCTTTCACGACGGACGTGGCGAAGTCTATCTCGTCACCAACGAATTGAACTCACGCAAGTTAAGTGATTCGCGTGCTGGGGAAATTTATCGAAAACGCTGGGGAATCGAAGTGCAATTCCGATCCTTAAAGCAAACTTACGGTCGTTCGAAACTGCTCGGGCGAACGCCGGATGTCGTCGAGCACGAGTTAACCTGGTCGCTTGTCGGTCTTTGGATGGCGCAGTTACTGGCGCTTCGCGAACAAATCGATCGGATCGAACCGGCGGCTCAAACGAGCGTCGCGATGGTGTTACGAATATTGCAAAACATCCTGCACTGCCCCAACGAGATACCCGCGCGGGGCGAATCGCTTCGGAGTCTCTTGGCCGGTGCGTTGACGGATACATACGACCGCGCAAGTAAAAAGAAAAGTCGCAACTACCCACGCCGAAAAGAGGAACCCCGGACCGGCCCACCCACAATTGAACTCGCCACCGCAGAGCAACAGAAGCTTGCCAAAGCTACACTGGACCTCTCAAATGCAGCATGA
- a CDS encoding IS4 family transposase codes for MSNSGKDAASKQKQSMTQGEQLAKAIRWIANDQLFAKVRVHGNANWVPTHLMQVAILWVWSSQSLLVESTKDAIKSVESLFGTTGIHSYQTLITALQKYTEQILPPLVQRMHHLMEKTDQASFRIGIWLVLAVDGSRLDACRTLANEKRFCKPKNKRGSKKNKKNKKNKRGRHANKRKPVSKKKNYNPQPVGPQVWLTLLWHVGQRLPWAWKIGPSYSSERAHLLEMLNALDLPKNTLICGDAGFVGYDFWNAIDSHGHHFLTRVGSNCRFLKQLGRVRERDGIVYCWPKEKQQRKQPPLVLRLLRFHDGRGEVYLVTNELNLRKLSDSRAGEIYRKRWGIEVQFRSLKQTYGRSKLLGRTPDVVEHELTWSLVGLWMAQLLALREQIDRIEPAAQTSVAMVLRILQNILHCPNEIPARGESLRSLLAGALTDTYDRASKKKSRNYPRRKEEPRTGPPTIELATAEQQKLAKATLDLSNAA; via the coding sequence ATGAGTAACAGTGGCAAGGATGCTGCTTCGAAACAGAAGCAATCAATGACTCAAGGTGAACAGCTGGCCAAAGCGATTCGCTGGATCGCCAACGACCAATTATTCGCAAAGGTTCGTGTTCACGGCAATGCCAATTGGGTGCCGACTCACTTGATGCAGGTCGCAATTCTATGGGTTTGGAGTAGTCAATCATTGCTCGTCGAATCCACCAAAGACGCGATCAAAAGTGTCGAGAGCTTATTCGGTACGACCGGGATTCATTCGTATCAGACGCTGATCACTGCACTGCAGAAGTACACCGAGCAAATCCTTCCGCCACTGGTCCAACGAATGCATCATTTGATGGAGAAGACAGATCAAGCAAGTTTTCGCATTGGGATTTGGTTGGTGTTGGCCGTCGACGGTTCCCGCTTGGATGCTTGCCGAACCCTGGCCAACGAGAAGCGGTTCTGCAAGCCAAAGAACAAAAGGGGATCGAAGAAGAACAAGAAGAACAAGAAGAACAAGCGTGGTCGACACGCCAACAAACGAAAACCGGTGAGCAAAAAGAAGAACTACAATCCGCAGCCCGTCGGTCCTCAAGTCTGGCTTACGCTACTGTGGCATGTCGGACAGCGATTGCCATGGGCATGGAAAATCGGACCGAGTTATTCCAGCGAACGAGCCCATCTGTTGGAAATGCTGAATGCTTTAGACCTACCGAAAAACACGCTCATCTGCGGTGATGCTGGTTTCGTCGGCTACGACTTTTGGAACGCGATCGACAGCCACGGCCATCACTTCCTGACGCGTGTCGGAAGCAATTGTCGCTTCCTGAAGCAACTTGGACGGGTTCGCGAACGTGATGGCATCGTGTACTGCTGGCCGAAAGAAAAACAGCAACGCAAGCAGCCGCCGTTGGTCCTTCGGCTACTTCGCTTTCACGACGGACGTGGCGAAGTCTATCTCGTCACCAACGAATTGAACTTACGCAAGTTAAGTGATTCGCGTGCTGGGGAAATTTATCGAAAACGCTGGGGAATCGAAGTGCAATTCCGATCCTTAAAGCAAACTTACGGTCGTTCGAAACTGCTCGGGCGAACGCCGGATGTCGTCGAGCACGAGTTAACCTGGTCGCTTGTCGGTCTTTGGATGGCGCAGTTACTTGCGCTTCGCGAACAAATCGATCGGATCGAACCGGCGGCTCAAACGAGCGTCGCGATGGTGTTACGAATATTGCAAAACATCCTGCACTGCCCCAACGAGATACCCGCGCGGGGCGAATCGCTTCGGAGTCTCTTGGCCGGTGCGTTGACGGATACATACGACCGCGCAAGTAAAAAGAAAAGTCGCAACTACCCACGCCGAAAAGAGGAACCCCGGACCGGCCCACCCACAATTGAACTCGCCACCGCAGAGCAACAGAAGCTTGCCAAAGCTACACTGGACCTCTCAAATGCAGCATGA
- the argF gene encoding ornithine carbamoyltransferase, with protein sequence MQHLLTLFEVTPDDVRRILKTSLHLKQRLAAGDRPAVLERQMVALLFEKPSLRTRVSFETGMAQLGGSSLFLGDDVGWGKRESPSDFTHVLGEFVDLVVCRAKAHDRAEQLASFNAVPVINGLTDLCHPCQALADVLTIEESLGNLTGKHVVFVGDGNNVAQSLALICAMLDMRFTLACPDGYEMDAGWMDLVAKAYPKAAIETVRDPMVAVASADAIYTDVWTSMGQEAESAIRREAFANYQVNEKLMAAAPSHTRLLHCLPAIRGEEITDAVIDSDQSDVIRQAGNRMHAQKGLMVWLLNRAWIDQNVS encoded by the coding sequence ATGCAACACCTCCTGACCCTATTCGAAGTCACTCCGGATGACGTCCGACGAATCCTGAAAACCTCGCTGCACCTGAAACAGCGTTTGGCTGCTGGGGATCGTCCCGCCGTCTTGGAACGTCAGATGGTGGCGTTGTTGTTTGAAAAACCCAGTTTGCGAACTCGCGTTAGTTTCGAAACCGGCATGGCACAACTGGGCGGATCCAGTCTGTTCCTAGGTGACGACGTTGGTTGGGGCAAACGGGAATCCCCGAGCGACTTCACGCACGTGTTGGGCGAATTCGTGGACCTGGTCGTCTGCCGCGCCAAAGCACACGACCGTGCCGAGCAACTGGCCAGTTTCAATGCTGTGCCGGTGATCAACGGGCTGACCGACCTGTGTCACCCCTGCCAAGCTTTGGCCGACGTGTTGACGATCGAAGAATCGCTGGGCAACCTGACTGGAAAACATGTTGTGTTCGTCGGCGATGGGAACAACGTGGCGCAGTCATTGGCGTTGATCTGCGCCATGCTAGACATGCGGTTCACGTTGGCCTGTCCCGATGGATACGAAATGGACGCCGGCTGGATGGATCTTGTCGCCAAGGCCTACCCCAAGGCTGCGATTGAAACCGTGCGTGACCCAATGGTGGCCGTCGCTTCAGCCGATGCGATCTACACCGACGTTTGGACCAGCATGGGACAAGAAGCCGAGTCGGCCATTCGCCGAGAGGCGTTTGCCAACTATCAAGTCAACGAAAAGTTGATGGCCGCGGCGCCTTCGCATACACGGCTGCTGCACTGTTTGCCCGCGATCCGTGGCGAAGAAATCACGGACGCGGTGATCGACAGCGACCAAAGTGATGTGATTCGCCAAGCCGGCAACCGCATGCACGCTCAAAAGGGCCTGATGGTCTGGCTGTTGAATCGTGCTTGGATCGACCAGAACGTCAGCTGA
- a CDS encoding AAA family ATPase gives MPPPDWNWLPTPRSEILPVIASALDQRFVYAGEIADLISAAFYEPCNLLLWGPGGHGKSEMVLSALHALGLTSDEIYIQSFGEGMSEDRLWGGPDMASLDTCLRYDTSHSFLAPQYKAVIFEEIFDAPAQSLLPLKDVLTRRVFVNGGERVALNAKVVIACTNKDPREFSDGNDAVLALLERFLLQKEVRWPAYEAKNYAELFAKTRPSATEGGRELHQRLAAVIAGLNETKTFIMSPRMALQSLEVVASSARARGDDRVTSPAFHNIRFVQGMQSYTADLDRKIDRHLPSEPDFRIQLGDGDFANTGDGPLRQPRHLIPKLVASTLQPKFIHCDEIVRVLTLAFIQPCNVLLWGPGGHGKSDMVMTALKAMGYAEEEIFLQSFGEGMSEDRLWGGPNIAKLDVCLEYDTDRSFLPYEVVILEEILDASSQALLPLKDVLTRKTFMNGSNPVAMKSKVIIACTNKDPRQFAKDSDAVKALLERFPLQLEVRWPSYEQADYEALFGKANPGASSDKRKLHRIYAHVIANLNEDRENGFHVSPRIALGGLRLAGNSVGRHGRKKMIVEDILTIRNVQGMESYKRDIEGLIRSALLEGGIEVLLSDIDQRAERLRGKMEDINEMFAAGRQVEANRRGEVNDVAIDAMLELMSSMDRLKHELNMLEIADPKLQAWQRATTARVREIAAEIEAGT, from the coding sequence TTGCCACCGCCCGATTGGAACTGGCTGCCAACGCCGCGATCCGAAATTCTTCCGGTCATTGCATCCGCACTGGACCAGCGGTTCGTCTACGCCGGCGAGATCGCGGACCTGATCTCGGCAGCTTTCTACGAACCCTGCAACCTGCTGTTGTGGGGACCAGGCGGGCACGGCAAGAGCGAGATGGTGTTGTCGGCTTTGCATGCGCTGGGTCTGACCAGTGACGAGATCTACATTCAATCCTTTGGCGAAGGGATGAGCGAAGATCGACTTTGGGGCGGTCCCGACATGGCGTCGCTGGACACTTGCCTGCGGTACGACACGTCGCATTCGTTCTTAGCACCGCAGTACAAAGCCGTCATCTTTGAAGAAATTTTCGACGCGCCCGCCCAATCGTTGCTGCCCCTGAAAGATGTGCTGACCCGGCGTGTCTTCGTCAACGGAGGCGAGCGAGTGGCGTTGAACGCCAAGGTGGTGATCGCGTGCACGAACAAAGACCCACGCGAATTCAGCGACGGAAACGATGCGGTCCTGGCTCTGCTAGAACGGTTCTTGCTGCAAAAGGAAGTTCGCTGGCCAGCCTATGAAGCAAAGAACTACGCCGAACTGTTTGCCAAGACTCGCCCCTCGGCAACCGAGGGCGGACGCGAACTTCACCAGCGTCTAGCCGCGGTCATCGCCGGACTGAACGAAACCAAAACGTTCATCATGTCACCGCGAATGGCGTTGCAGTCGCTGGAAGTCGTTGCCAGCAGCGCTCGCGCCCGTGGCGACGATCGCGTTACATCGCCCGCGTTCCACAACATCCGTTTCGTCCAAGGGATGCAGTCCTATACCGCCGACCTTGACCGCAAGATCGATCGGCACCTACCCAGCGAACCCGATTTCCGAATCCAACTTGGCGACGGCGACTTTGCCAACACCGGCGACGGACCACTGCGTCAACCGCGCCATCTGATTCCGAAACTAGTGGCATCCACTCTGCAGCCGAAATTCATTCACTGTGATGAAATCGTTCGCGTGCTAACCCTGGCCTTCATCCAGCCCTGCAATGTGCTGCTGTGGGGACCGGGCGGGCACGGCAAAAGCGACATGGTGATGACGGCGCTGAAAGCGATGGGGTATGCCGAAGAAGAAATCTTCCTGCAGTCCTTTGGCGAAGGGATGAGCGAAGATCGGCTATGGGGCGGCCCGAACATTGCCAAACTGGACGTGTGCCTGGAATACGACACGGACCGATCTTTCTTGCCCTACGAAGTCGTGATCCTGGAAGAAATCCTAGACGCTTCGTCCCAGGCGCTGCTGCCGCTGAAAGATGTCTTGACGCGCAAAACGTTCATGAACGGCAGCAACCCGGTGGCCATGAAGTCCAAGGTGATCATCGCCTGCACGAACAAAGACCCGCGACAATTCGCCAAAGACAGTGATGCGGTAAAGGCGCTTCTGGAACGTTTCCCGCTGCAACTGGAGGTCCGTTGGCCTTCGTATGAACAAGCCGATTATGAAGCGTTGTTTGGCAAGGCCAACCCAGGCGCCAGTTCTGATAAACGCAAACTGCATCGCATCTACGCGCACGTGATCGCGAACCTAAACGAAGATCGCGAAAATGGATTCCACGTCTCCCCACGAATCGCACTTGGCGGATTGCGATTGGCCGGCAATAGCGTTGGTCGGCACGGGCGTAAGAAAATGATTGTCGAAGACATTCTGACGATCCGAAATGTCCAAGGAATGGAATCCTACAAACGCGACATCGAAGGTCTGATTCGATCGGCGCTCTTGGAAGGCGGGATCGAAGTCCTGCTTAGCGACATCGACCAGCGTGCCGAACGGTTGCGTGGCAAGATGGAAGACATCAACGAAATGTTTGCCGCTGGCCGACAGGTCGAAGCCAACCGCCGCGGTGAAGTCAACGATGTCGCCATCGACGCGATGCTGGAACTGATGAGCAGCATGGATCGTCTGAAACACGAACTGAACATGCTAGAAATCGCCGACCCCAAACTGCAGGCATGGCAACGCGCAACCACTGCTCGCGTGCGAGAGATTGCCGCAGAGATCGAAGCGGGCACCTAA